From the Exiguobacterium aurantiacum genome, one window contains:
- a CDS encoding LTA synthase family protein, with protein sequence MRLNDTVRASFQEYRLFWIFSLLLWTKTYVVYQFFFNIPIENTAQAFILLISPISSTLFLFAFSFFFKGNKQKWVLYMLYAAASFILFADAVYYREFTDYLTMPVILQPSNMETLSTSFTSLLEWKDLIILGDVLILPFILWRINATATAASHRRALVTFATAVVVFLFNLSLAETERPELLTRSFDRELLVKNIGTFNFHVYDAMLQTKTSAQKAMADGSELAKIEQYTRQHYAAPNPDYFGKYKGKNVIVVSFESAQNFTHNMKASNGEYITPNLNKLIEESHYWPNYYHTVGQGKTSDAEFSLDNSLYGLPRGAVYFTNADNEYQALPELIKEDNYYSAVFHANNKSFWNRDLMYKNIGVDQFFDEKSYDLGNPEDMTEWGLLDDSFFEQSIPMLEELPEPFYAKFITLTNHFPYTMPSEDYELVPKFETSSTTLNNFPQALAYQDYALGLFIDELKANGMWDDTIFVVYGDHYGISTNHNAAMADLLGKDELTPFDVAKLQQVPFAVHLPGQTSGEVHETIGSHVDMKPTILHLLGIDTSDTVGFGSDLLSEDRTSRAIFRDGTVITEEYVWAQSTCYDASSGEAVEDVSLCGPDSEEAEKILQMNDDLIYSDLLRFKEQTEE encoded by the coding sequence ATGCGACTGAATGATACGGTCCGCGCTTCGTTTCAAGAATATCGGTTATTTTGGATTTTTTCGCTATTACTTTGGACGAAGACGTACGTAGTTTACCAATTTTTCTTCAATATCCCGATTGAAAACACCGCACAAGCATTCATCTTGCTGATCAGCCCGATCAGCTCCACTTTATTCCTATTCGCCTTCAGTTTCTTCTTTAAAGGAAACAAGCAGAAATGGGTATTGTACATGCTCTATGCTGCGGCGTCGTTCATCTTATTCGCAGATGCCGTCTATTACCGCGAGTTCACCGACTACTTGACGATGCCGGTCATTTTGCAACCGTCGAACATGGAGACGTTATCGACGTCGTTCACGTCACTGTTGGAGTGGAAAGATTTGATCATCCTTGGGGACGTCCTCATCTTGCCGTTCATCCTCTGGCGCATCAATGCGACAGCAACGGCTGCTTCCCATCGCAGAGCGCTCGTGACGTTCGCGACGGCGGTCGTCGTCTTCTTGTTCAACTTGTCGCTCGCTGAAACGGAACGTCCTGAACTGTTGACGCGTTCGTTCGACCGGGAATTGTTGGTCAAGAATATCGGGACGTTCAACTTCCACGTCTATGACGCCATGCTTCAAACGAAGACATCGGCTCAAAAAGCGATGGCTGATGGGTCGGAGCTTGCAAAGATTGAACAGTACACCCGTCAACACTACGCGGCCCCGAACCCAGATTACTTCGGGAAATACAAAGGCAAAAACGTGATCGTCGTCTCGTTCGAGTCGGCCCAGAACTTTACCCACAACATGAAAGCCTCGAACGGTGAGTACATCACGCCGAACTTGAACAAACTAATCGAAGAATCTCACTACTGGCCGAACTATTACCATACGGTCGGACAAGGGAAGACGTCGGATGCCGAGTTCTCACTCGACAACTCGCTGTACGGTCTTCCGCGCGGCGCCGTTTACTTCACGAACGCCGACAACGAGTACCAGGCGCTCCCTGAATTGATCAAGGAAGACAACTATTACTCGGCCGTGTTCCACGCCAACAATAAATCGTTCTGGAACCGGGACTTGATGTATAAGAATATCGGCGTTGATCAGTTCTTCGACGAGAAAAGTTATGACCTCGGTAATCCTGAGGATATGACGGAATGGGGACTGCTCGACGACAGCTTCTTCGAACAGTCAATTCCGATGCTTGAAGAGCTTCCGGAACCGTTCTATGCGAAGTTTATCACGCTCACGAACCACTTCCCGTACACGATGCCGAGCGAGGACTATGAGCTCGTGCCGAAGTTCGAGACAAGTTCGACGACACTCAACAACTTCCCACAGGCGCTCGCGTATCAAGATTACGCTCTCGGCTTGTTCATCGACGAGTTGAAGGCGAACGGTATGTGGGACGACACAATTTTCGTCGTCTACGGTGACCATTACGGCATCTCGACGAACCATAACGCCGCCATGGCCGACCTGCTCGGAAAAGACGAGTTGACGCCGTTTGATGTGGCCAAGCTCCAGCAAGTGCCGTTCGCGGTCCACTTGCCAGGTCAAACGTCGGGTGAGGTGCATGAGACGATCGGAAGCCATGTCGATATGAAACCGACGATCCTTCACTTGCTCGGGATCGACACGTCTGACACGGTCGGATTCGGTAGCGATTTGTTATCGGAAGACCGGACGAGTCGAGCTATTTTCCGCGACGGCACGGTCATCACCGAGGAATACGTCTGGGCGCAATCGACATGCTATGACGCCTCGAGTGGTGAAGCCGTCGAAGACGTCTCGCTCTGTGGACCGGATAGTGAAGAAGCAGAGAAGATTCTTCAAATGAATGATGACTTGATTTATTCGGATTTGCTTCGTTTCAAAGAACAGACCGAAGAGTAA
- a CDS encoding DUF2759 domain-containing protein, with protein sequence MHLYEPFGWISLIVALVAIWGMARSFKKRQFFPLAFAAITVLVFGFFGVATLIYGGIPG encoded by the coding sequence ATGCATTTGTATGAACCATTTGGATGGATCTCGCTCATCGTTGCACTTGTTGCAATCTGGGGAATGGCCCGTTCGTTTAAGAAACGCCAATTCTTTCCACTGGCTTTCGCCGCAATCACTGTACTCGTATTTGGATTCTTCGGCGTCGCGACATTGATTTACGGTGGAATCCCAGGTTAA